In Panicum virgatum strain AP13 chromosome 4N, P.virgatum_v5, whole genome shotgun sequence, a single window of DNA contains:
- the LOC120668747 gene encoding probable isoprenylcysteine alpha-carbonyl methylesterase ICMEL1 isoform X1: protein MISMTCGRGDAGPTCQGPPRRPPEHRRAGAVLRLRPFAHGEVAAGRSTVLSRWPAELLPGQKRPLLPQIFTSSDQNIRVMEKPPPREYRVAAMKVELAARTSQTGKTEDTPPPSPAAVDAPSAAEDAPLLPDGGVRRRSGSGRFARSGSFRREVGRAAAETFLLTRLTLILLRYLGIGYRWIRRFLALCCYTFLLMPGFIQVVYYYFFSNQVHRSVVYGDQPRNRLDLYIPTSTAGLKPVVAFVTGGAWIIGYKGWGALLGRRLVERGIIVACIDYRNFPQGTIGDMVEDASQGISFVCNNIASYGGDPNRIYLVGQSAGAHIAACALLNQAISECGEGDSSSWSVSQIKAYFGISGGYNLLNLVDHFHRRGLYRSIFLSIMEGEESLQKFSPQVMIKESSARSAVSLLPHIILFHGTSDYSIPSAESQAFADALQQHGAKADIFLYEGKTHTDLFIQDPLRGGRDKMLEEIASVIHSEDPDVSADHLVVPVARRLVPEFMLKLAGRGEAAWRQLGPKYHPNSQALLTLGSYRPAVIRTCVNCLVLVAHTAY, encoded by the exons ATGATCTCCATGACATGTGGGCGCGGAGATGCAGGACCCACGTGTCAGGGTCCACCGCGCCGtccgccggagcaccgccgcgccggagcTGTCCTGCGCCTCCGTCCCTTCGCTCACGGAGAAGTCGCAGCTGGCCGCAGCACGGTTCTGTCTCGGTGGCCAGCGGAGCTGCTACCTGGCCAGAAGAGGCCGTTGCTTCCCCAGATTTTTACAAGTTCCGATCAGAATATTCGCGTCATGGAGAAGCCACCACCTCGGGAATATCGCGTCGCCGCGATGAAGGTGGAGCTCGCAGCGCGCACCTCCCAGACCGGCAAGACGGAGGATACTCCGCCACCGTCCCCGGCAGCCGTAGACGCACCATCCGCGGCGGAGGACGCGCCGCTCCTCCCAGACGGGGGCGTGCGGCGCCGGTCGGGGAGCGGGCGGTTCGCGCGCAGCGGCTCCTTCCGCCGCGAggtcggccgcgccgccgctgagaCCTTCCTCCTCACGAGGCTCACCTTGATCCTGCTCCGCTACCTCGG GATAGGCTATAGATGGATCCGGCGGTTTCTAGCCCTCTGCTGTTATACTTTCCTGCTGATGCCAGGTTTTATTCAAG ttgtatattattatttctTCTCTAACCAAGTTCATAGGAGTGTTGTATATGGAGACCAGCCAAGAAACAG ATTGGACTTGTATATACCCACTAGTACGGCAGGGTTAAAGCCAGTTGTGGCATTTGTGACTGGTGGAGCATGGATCATAGG GTACAAAGGTTGGGGGGCCCTTTTAGGCAGACGCTTAGTAGAAAGGGGCATCATAGTTGCATGCATTGATTACAG AAACTTTCCTCAAGGGACCATTGGTGACATGGTAGAAGATGCTTCTCAAGGAATCTCTTTTGTCTGCAACAATATAGCAAGTTATGGAGGTGATCCTAACAG GATTTATCTTGTTGGACAATCAGCTGGTGCACATATTGCTGCATGTGCCCTCTTAAACCAGGCCATTAGCGAATGCGGTGAAGGAGATTCTTCGTCTTGGAGTGTTTCTCAAATAAAAGCTTACTTTGGCATTTCTGGCGG GTACAATCTCCTTAATTTGGTTGATCATTTCCATAGGCGTGGCCTTTACCGATCCATCTTTCTCAG tattatgGAAGGTGAAGAGTCACTCCAGAAATTCTCTCCACAAGTGATGATTAAGGAGTCATCTGCTAGATCTGCAGTTTCTTTGTTGCCCCATATTATCCTTTTCCACGGAACAAGTGACTATTCAATACCATCAGCTGAAAG CCAAGCATTCGCTGATGCTTTACAACAGCATGGTGCAAAAGCAGATATATTCTTGTATGAAGGAAAGACACATACTGATTTATTCATTCAG GATCCTCTTCGTGGTGGTAGAGATAAAATGCTCGAAGAGATCGCCAGTGTGATACACAGCGAAGATCCAGATGTATCTGCCGACCACCTCGTCGTTCCTGTTGCACGGCGTCTTGTACCTGAATTCATGTTGAAGCTCGCTGGGAGA GGGGAAGCAGCCTGGCGCCAATTGGGTCCTAAGTACCATCCCAACTCCCAAGCCCTACTCACGTTGGGAAGCTACAGACCTGCTGTGATCAGGACGTGTGTCAATTGTTTGGTGCTGGTCGCGCATACGGCATACTAA
- the LOC120668747 gene encoding probable isoprenylcysteine alpha-carbonyl methylesterase ICMEL1 isoform X2 → MISMTCGRGDAGPTCQGPPRRPPEHRRAGAVLRLRPFAHGEVAAGRSTVLSRWPAELLPGQKRPLLPQIFTSSDQNIRVMEKPPPREYRVAAMKVELAARTSQTGKTEDTPPPSPAAVDAPSAAEDAPLLPDGGVRRRSGSGRFARSGSFRREVGRAAAETFLLTRLTLILLRYLGIGYRWIRRFLALCCYTFLLMPGFIQVVYYYFFSNQVHRSVVYGDQPRNRLDLYIPTSTAGLKPVVAFVTGGAWIIGYKGWGALLGRRLVERGIIVACIDYRNFPQGTIGDMVEDASQGISFVCNNIASYGGDPNRIYLVGQSAGAHIAACALLNQAISECGEGDSSSWSVSQIKAYFGISGGYNLLNLVDHFHRRGLYRSIFLSIMEGEESLQKFSPQVMIKESSARSAVSLLPHIILFHGTSDYSIPSAESQAFADALQQHGAKADIFLYEGKTHTDLFIQDPLRGGRDKMLEEIASVIHSEDPDVSADHLVVPVARRLVPEFMLKLAGRVSPF, encoded by the exons ATGATCTCCATGACATGTGGGCGCGGAGATGCAGGACCCACGTGTCAGGGTCCACCGCGCCGtccgccggagcaccgccgcgccggagcTGTCCTGCGCCTCCGTCCCTTCGCTCACGGAGAAGTCGCAGCTGGCCGCAGCACGGTTCTGTCTCGGTGGCCAGCGGAGCTGCTACCTGGCCAGAAGAGGCCGTTGCTTCCCCAGATTTTTACAAGTTCCGATCAGAATATTCGCGTCATGGAGAAGCCACCACCTCGGGAATATCGCGTCGCCGCGATGAAGGTGGAGCTCGCAGCGCGCACCTCCCAGACCGGCAAGACGGAGGATACTCCGCCACCGTCCCCGGCAGCCGTAGACGCACCATCCGCGGCGGAGGACGCGCCGCTCCTCCCAGACGGGGGCGTGCGGCGCCGGTCGGGGAGCGGGCGGTTCGCGCGCAGCGGCTCCTTCCGCCGCGAggtcggccgcgccgccgctgagaCCTTCCTCCTCACGAGGCTCACCTTGATCCTGCTCCGCTACCTCGG GATAGGCTATAGATGGATCCGGCGGTTTCTAGCCCTCTGCTGTTATACTTTCCTGCTGATGCCAGGTTTTATTCAAG ttgtatattattatttctTCTCTAACCAAGTTCATAGGAGTGTTGTATATGGAGACCAGCCAAGAAACAG ATTGGACTTGTATATACCCACTAGTACGGCAGGGTTAAAGCCAGTTGTGGCATTTGTGACTGGTGGAGCATGGATCATAGG GTACAAAGGTTGGGGGGCCCTTTTAGGCAGACGCTTAGTAGAAAGGGGCATCATAGTTGCATGCATTGATTACAG AAACTTTCCTCAAGGGACCATTGGTGACATGGTAGAAGATGCTTCTCAAGGAATCTCTTTTGTCTGCAACAATATAGCAAGTTATGGAGGTGATCCTAACAG GATTTATCTTGTTGGACAATCAGCTGGTGCACATATTGCTGCATGTGCCCTCTTAAACCAGGCCATTAGCGAATGCGGTGAAGGAGATTCTTCGTCTTGGAGTGTTTCTCAAATAAAAGCTTACTTTGGCATTTCTGGCGG GTACAATCTCCTTAATTTGGTTGATCATTTCCATAGGCGTGGCCTTTACCGATCCATCTTTCTCAG tattatgGAAGGTGAAGAGTCACTCCAGAAATTCTCTCCACAAGTGATGATTAAGGAGTCATCTGCTAGATCTGCAGTTTCTTTGTTGCCCCATATTATCCTTTTCCACGGAACAAGTGACTATTCAATACCATCAGCTGAAAG CCAAGCATTCGCTGATGCTTTACAACAGCATGGTGCAAAAGCAGATATATTCTTGTATGAAGGAAAGACACATACTGATTTATTCATTCAG GATCCTCTTCGTGGTGGTAGAGATAAAATGCTCGAAGAGATCGCCAGTGTGATACACAGCGAAGATCCAGATGTATCTGCCGACCACCTCGTCGTTCCTGTTGCACGGCGTCTTGTACCTGAATTCATGTTGAAGCTCGCTGGGAGAGTAAGCCCTTTCTGA
- the LOC120668750 gene encoding type 2 DNA topoisomerase 6 subunit B-like isoform X2 has product MASSISASSPHRKLLRSLVYSAVQRCRMSESPCRLTVSVKRPAEAASASLLRVSVSDTGVGSKLEEFLELDVLARETPVEKWDGTLLITTTGGDIKCKIHQAGYHIQKSCNIQILILRAPNLACELFVEQIGNAESRNVCLLQDSDDVHHSVMTSSSDRLVSGLKDYALSHGNTCDKCDTCILNRDLLKIGTGAANSVDRRKAKGLHVEVVIVIARTASDLCCWTVLYFEDFVPCPISQSSFDVLLSTEWQSYGFKLKGGFIDDEGNTVLEWNNMPFARVDIAIHTYLECAMQEGQGSQQDRHLVRKALKSALSHLKADHAGDFLSCHGQRVREYVPDLAESIAGLILSSNDKEFQDECVTLLGLGSDQDVSEGLVQSSICEKMIHIIVLNDTKENVDDNAPYLFECEKLDEEDGDEDTIFDF; this is encoded by the exons aTGGCGTCCTCCATTTCCGCCTCCTCTCCCCACCGGAAGCTGCTCCGCTCC TTGGTATACTCGGCAGTGCAGCGCTGCCGGATGTCCGAGTCGCCGTGCAGGCTCACGGTCTCTGTCAAACGCCCCGCCGAAGCCGCCAGCGCCTCGCTGCTGCGTGTATCCG TTTCGGACACTGGGGTGGGGAGCAAACTGGAGGAGTTCCTGGAGCTCGACGTCCTGGCGCGTGAGACTCCCGTGGAGAAATGGG ATGGCACTCTCCTAATCACAACTACTG GAGGAGATATCAAGTGCAAGATTCACCAAGCTGGCTACCACATACAAAAATCATGCAACATTCAG ATACTCATCCTGAGAGCACCA AATTTAGCATGTGAGCTCTTTGTTGAGCAAATAGGCAATGCTGAATCAAGAAATGTCTGTCTACTACAAGATTCTGATGATGTCCATCATTCTGTTATGACGTCAAGTAGTGACCGGCTAGTTTCTGGCCTCAAAGACTATGCACTCTCCCATGGAAACACATGTGATAAGTGTGACACATGCATACTGAATAG AGATCTTCTTAAGATTGGAACTGGAGCAGCAAACAGTGTAGATAGAAGAAAAGCTAAAGGGCTACATGTTGAAGTAGTCATAGTGATTGCACGCACTGCATCTGATTTATGTTGTTGGACG GTTTTGTATTTTGAAGATTTTGTACCTTGTCCTATATCACAATCCTCTTTCGATGTATTGCTGAGCACAGAATGGCAAAGCTATGGCTTTAAGTTAAAAGGAGGTTTCATAGATGATGAAGGAAATACTGTTCTCGAGTGGAATAACATGCCATTTGCTCGTGTTGACATTGCGATTCACACTTACCTTGAATG TGCTATGCAAGAAGGCCAGGGATCTCAACAAGATAGACACCTTGTAAGGAAGGCACTCAAGTCTGCATTATCTCACTTGAAAGCAGATCACGCAGGAGACTTCCTCAGTTGTCATGGTCAAAGG GTACGTGAATATGTTCCTGACCTTGCAGAATCAATCGCCGGGCTGATCTTGTCGTCCAATGATAAAGAGTTTCAAGACGAATGTGTCACGCTTCTTGGGCTAGGCTCAGATCAAGACGTCTCAGAAGGGCTAGTTCAATCCTCAATCTGTGAGAAGATGATCCATATCATAGTGCTGAATGACACCAAGGAGAATGTAGACGACAATGCACCTTATCTGTTCGAATGTGAGAAGCTGGACGAAGAAGATGGAGATGAAGATACGATTTTCGATTTCTAG
- the LOC120668750 gene encoding type 2 DNA topoisomerase 6 subunit B-like isoform X3, giving the protein MASSISASSPHRKLLRSLVYSAVQRCRMSESPCRLTVSVKRPAEAASASLLRVSVSDTGVGSKLEEFLELDVLARETPVEKWDGTLLITTTGINDEAIYRYHFNLQEEISSARFTKLATTYKNHATFSGTEVCLCLSNEADADDFILWLVSSIRSILILRAPNLACELFVEQIGNAESRNVCLLQDSDDVHHSVMTSSSDRLVSGLKDYALSHGNTCDKCDTCILNRDLLKIGTGAANSVDRRKAKGLHVEVVIVIARTASDLCCWTVNCSSTQVLYFEDFVPCPISQSSFDVLLSTEWQSYGFKLKGGFIDDEGNTVLEWNNMPFARVDIAIHTYLECAMQEGQGSQQDRHLVRKALKSALSHLKADHAGDFLSCHGQRVREYVPDLAESIAGLILSSNDKEFQDECVTLLGLGSDQDVSEGLVQSSICEKMIHIIVLNDTKENVDDNAPYLFECEKLDEEDGDEDTIFDF; this is encoded by the exons aTGGCGTCCTCCATTTCCGCCTCCTCTCCCCACCGGAAGCTGCTCCGCTCC TTGGTATACTCGGCAGTGCAGCGCTGCCGGATGTCCGAGTCGCCGTGCAGGCTCACGGTCTCTGTCAAACGCCCCGCCGAAGCCGCCAGCGCCTCGCTGCTGCGTGTATCCG TTTCGGACACTGGGGTGGGGAGCAAACTGGAGGAGTTCCTGGAGCTCGACGTCCTGGCGCGTGAGACTCCCGTGGAGAAATGGG ATGGCACTCTCCTAATCACAACTACTG GAATCAATGATGAAGCCATTTATCGTTATCATTTTAATCTTCAGGAGGAGATATCAAGTGCAAGATTCACCAAGCTGGCTACCACATACAAAAATCATGCAACATTCAG TGGAACCGAAGTCTGCCTTTGTCTCTCAAATGAAGCTGATGCTGATGATTTTATATTATGGTTGGTTTCTTCCATAAGGTCT ATACTCATCCTGAGAGCACCA AATTTAGCATGTGAGCTCTTTGTTGAGCAAATAGGCAATGCTGAATCAAGAAATGTCTGTCTACTACAAGATTCTGATGATGTCCATCATTCTGTTATGACGTCAAGTAGTGACCGGCTAGTTTCTGGCCTCAAAGACTATGCACTCTCCCATGGAAACACATGTGATAAGTGTGACACATGCATACTGAATAG AGATCTTCTTAAGATTGGAACTGGAGCAGCAAACAGTGTAGATAGAAGAAAAGCTAAAGGGCTACATGTTGAAGTAGTCATAGTGATTGCACGCACTGCATCTGATTTATGTTGTTGGACGGTAAATTGTTCGTCCACACAG GTTTTGTATTTTGAAGATTTTGTACCTTGTCCTATATCACAATCCTCTTTCGATGTATTGCTGAGCACAGAATGGCAAAGCTATGGCTTTAAGTTAAAAGGAGGTTTCATAGATGATGAAGGAAATACTGTTCTCGAGTGGAATAACATGCCATTTGCTCGTGTTGACATTGCGATTCACACTTACCTTGAATG TGCTATGCAAGAAGGCCAGGGATCTCAACAAGATAGACACCTTGTAAGGAAGGCACTCAAGTCTGCATTATCTCACTTGAAAGCAGATCACGCAGGAGACTTCCTCAGTTGTCATGGTCAAAGG GTACGTGAATATGTTCCTGACCTTGCAGAATCAATCGCCGGGCTGATCTTGTCGTCCAATGATAAAGAGTTTCAAGACGAATGTGTCACGCTTCTTGGGCTAGGCTCAGATCAAGACGTCTCAGAAGGGCTAGTTCAATCCTCAATCTGTGAGAAGATGATCCATATCATAGTGCTGAATGACACCAAGGAGAATGTAGACGACAATGCACCTTATCTGTTCGAATGTGAGAAGCTGGACGAAGAAGATGGAGATGAAGATACGATTTTCGATTTCTAG
- the LOC120668750 gene encoding type 2 DNA topoisomerase 6 subunit B-like isoform X1, with amino-acid sequence MASSISASSPHRKLLRSLVYSAVQRCRMSESPCRLTVSVKRPAEAASASLLRVSVSDTGVGSKLEEFLELDVLARETPVEKWDGTLLITTTGGDIKCKIHQAGYHIQKSCNIQILILRAPNLACELFVEQIGNAESRNVCLLQDSDDVHHSVMTSSSDRLVSGLKDYALSHGNTCDKCDTCILNRDLLKIGTGAANSVDRRKAKGLHVEVVIVIARTASDLCCWTVNCSSTQVLYFEDFVPCPISQSSFDVLLSTEWQSYGFKLKGGFIDDEGNTVLEWNNMPFARVDIAIHTYLECAMQEGQGSQQDRHLVRKALKSALSHLKADHAGDFLSCHGQRVREYVPDLAESIAGLILSSNDKEFQDECVTLLGLGSDQDVSEGLVQSSICEKMIHIIVLNDTKENVDDNAPYLFECEKLDEEDGDEDTIFDF; translated from the exons aTGGCGTCCTCCATTTCCGCCTCCTCTCCCCACCGGAAGCTGCTCCGCTCC TTGGTATACTCGGCAGTGCAGCGCTGCCGGATGTCCGAGTCGCCGTGCAGGCTCACGGTCTCTGTCAAACGCCCCGCCGAAGCCGCCAGCGCCTCGCTGCTGCGTGTATCCG TTTCGGACACTGGGGTGGGGAGCAAACTGGAGGAGTTCCTGGAGCTCGACGTCCTGGCGCGTGAGACTCCCGTGGAGAAATGGG ATGGCACTCTCCTAATCACAACTACTG GAGGAGATATCAAGTGCAAGATTCACCAAGCTGGCTACCACATACAAAAATCATGCAACATTCAG ATACTCATCCTGAGAGCACCA AATTTAGCATGTGAGCTCTTTGTTGAGCAAATAGGCAATGCTGAATCAAGAAATGTCTGTCTACTACAAGATTCTGATGATGTCCATCATTCTGTTATGACGTCAAGTAGTGACCGGCTAGTTTCTGGCCTCAAAGACTATGCACTCTCCCATGGAAACACATGTGATAAGTGTGACACATGCATACTGAATAG AGATCTTCTTAAGATTGGAACTGGAGCAGCAAACAGTGTAGATAGAAGAAAAGCTAAAGGGCTACATGTTGAAGTAGTCATAGTGATTGCACGCACTGCATCTGATTTATGTTGTTGGACGGTAAATTGTTCGTCCACACAG GTTTTGTATTTTGAAGATTTTGTACCTTGTCCTATATCACAATCCTCTTTCGATGTATTGCTGAGCACAGAATGGCAAAGCTATGGCTTTAAGTTAAAAGGAGGTTTCATAGATGATGAAGGAAATACTGTTCTCGAGTGGAATAACATGCCATTTGCTCGTGTTGACATTGCGATTCACACTTACCTTGAATG TGCTATGCAAGAAGGCCAGGGATCTCAACAAGATAGACACCTTGTAAGGAAGGCACTCAAGTCTGCATTATCTCACTTGAAAGCAGATCACGCAGGAGACTTCCTCAGTTGTCATGGTCAAAGG GTACGTGAATATGTTCCTGACCTTGCAGAATCAATCGCCGGGCTGATCTTGTCGTCCAATGATAAAGAGTTTCAAGACGAATGTGTCACGCTTCTTGGGCTAGGCTCAGATCAAGACGTCTCAGAAGGGCTAGTTCAATCCTCAATCTGTGAGAAGATGATCCATATCATAGTGCTGAATGACACCAAGGAGAATGTAGACGACAATGCACCTTATCTGTTCGAATGTGAGAAGCTGGACGAAGAAGATGGAGATGAAGATACGATTTTCGATTTCTAG
- the LOC120668751 gene encoding protein RER1A-like: MEPTPVGAGGTAERWGAEASRAFQHYLDRAAPHTAGRWAGTLVAAAVYALRVYFVRGFYVVTYGLGIYLLNLLIGFLSPMVDPELEALDAGPGLPTRGSDEFKPFIRRLPEFKFWYAITKAFFIAFIMTFFSVFDVPVFWPILLCYWIVLFVLTMKRQIVHMIKYKYVPFSFGKQRYDIKKGPAASASKD; this comes from the exons atggagcccactcccgtcggcgccggcggcacggcggagcggtGGGGCGCGGAGGCGTCGCGGGCGTTCCAGCACTACCTGGACCGCGCGGCGCCGCACACGGCCGGGCGGTGGGCGGGCACGCTCGTGGCCGCGGCGGTGTACGCGCTGCGGGTGTACTTCGTGCGGGGCTTCTACGTGGTCACCTACGGCCTGGGAATCTACCTGCTCAACCTCCTCATCGGCTTCCTCTCCCCCATGGTCGACCCGGAGCTCGAGGCGCTCGACGCAGGGCCTGGGCTCCCCACCCGCGGCTCCGACGAGTTCAAGCCCTTCATCCGCCGCCTTCCCGAGTTCAAGTTCTG GTATGCCATCACGAAAGCATTTTTCATTGCTTTCATCATGACCTTCTTCTCTGTATTCGATGTTCCTGTCTTCTGGCCAATACTCCTCTGTTATTGGATTGTGCTCTTTGTCCTGACAATGAAGCGACAGATTGTGCATATGATTAAGTACAAGTATGTGCCATTCAGCTTTGGAAAGCAG AGGTATGACATAAAGAAAGGCCCAGCAGCCAGTGCATCTAAAGACTGA